Proteins from one Romboutsia sp. CE17 genomic window:
- a CDS encoding type II secretion system protein, whose translation MLKKIMKKGKNNKGFTLVELLVVIAIIAILAVVAVPSLMKNINKAKVADIVADYSAIKAQVLATYADDSLVDGTYTKAMDGTTLAMQAKSEDESPAEPTTKSTTESIEVNDLSKEAEYSLVVKNQTAKLTITTKHKDIAEKVAEAINGNQTAKKVNVEILK comes from the coding sequence ATGTTAAAAAAAATAATGAAAAAGGGAAAAAATAATAAAGGATTCACATTAGTAGAATTATTAGTAGTAATAGCTATAATAGCTATATTAGCAGTAGTTGCTGTTCCATCATTAATGAAAAATATAAATAAAGCAAAAGTAGCAGATATAGTAGCAGATTATAGTGCTATAAAAGCTCAAGTACTTGCAACTTATGCAGATGATAGTTTAGTTGACGGAACTTATACAAAAGCAATGGATGGTACTACATTAGCTATGCAAGCAAAATCAGAAGATGAATCACCAGCTGAACCAACAACTAAGTCAACAACTGAATCAATAGAAGTTAATGATTTAAGTAAAGAAGCTGAATATTCTTTAGTGGTAAAAAATCAAACAGCTAAATTAACTATAACAACTAAACATAAAGATATAGCTGAAAAAGTTGCGGAAGCTATAAATGGAAATCAAACAGCTAAAAAAGTTAATGTTGAAATATTAAAATAA
- the hemB gene encoding porphobilinogen synthase, whose translation MLRRPRRLRANKAIRNLVRETKLNVEDLIYPLFIVEGEGVKSEISSLPDVYHFSVDMLEDEIKEIKDLGIEHVILFGIPHDHEKDACGSEAYNDNGIVQRAIRKIKEIDPEMNVITDVCMCEYTSHGHCGILNENGYVKNDVTLEYLTKIAVSHAKAGADMVAPSDMMDGRIAALREGLDEAGFENIGIMAYSVKYASTFYGPFREAANSAPSFGDRKTYQMDPANSNEALIEAELDALEGADILMVKPALSYLDVIRRVKDNFELPLAAYNVSGEYAMLKSAVKNGILSEGAIYESVMSIKRAGADIIITYFAKDLAKIIRG comes from the coding sequence ATGTTAAGAAGACCTAGAAGGTTAAGAGCTAACAAGGCTATAAGAAATTTAGTTAGAGAAACTAAATTAAATGTAGAAGATTTAATTTATCCTTTATTTATAGTAGAGGGAGAAGGGGTTAAAAGCGAAATTTCTTCACTACCAGATGTATATCATTTTTCAGTTGATATGCTAGAAGATGAAATAAAGGAAATAAAAGATTTAGGAATAGAACATGTAATATTATTCGGTATACCTCATGATCATGAGAAAGATGCTTGTGGTAGTGAAGCATATAACGATAATGGAATAGTTCAAAGAGCTATAAGAAAAATAAAAGAGATAGATCCAGAAATGAATGTAATAACAGATGTATGCATGTGTGAATATACTAGCCATGGACATTGTGGAATCTTAAATGAAAATGGATACGTTAAAAATGATGTTACATTAGAATACTTAACTAAGATAGCAGTAAGCCATGCTAAAGCTGGTGCTGATATGGTGGCACCTTCTGATATGATGGATGGAAGAATAGCAGCACTTAGAGAAGGCTTAGATGAAGCTGGTTTTGAAAATATAGGAATAATGGCTTACAGTGTTAAGTATGCATCTACTTTCTATGGTCCATTTAGAGAGGCTGCTAATTCTGCTCCAAGTTTTGGAGATAGAAAGACCTACCAAATGGATCCAGCTAATTCTAATGAAGCTTTAATTGAGGCTGAGTTAGATGCATTAGAAGGTGCAGATATACTTATGGTTAAGCCTGCTCTTTCTTATTTAGATGTTATAAGAAGAGTTAAGGATAATTTTGAATTACCTCTTGCTGCTTATAATGTTAGTGGTGAGTATGCTATGTTAAAATCTGCTGTTAAGAACGGCATCTTGTCAGAAGGAGCTATTTATGAGTCAGTTATGTCTATTAAGAGGGCTGGTGCTGATATAATAATTACCTACTTTGCTAAAGATTTAGCTAAGATTATAAGAGGGTAA